The proteins below come from a single Actinomycetota bacterium genomic window:
- a CDS encoding SGNH/GDSL hydrolase family protein → MPCPHAAKPRAVRCAVLALLIVAATAQMAAPASAASSLSYVALGDSYTAGPLVLPHDPNDFGCYRSQLNYPHLLQSRYQFAGFKDVSCSGAKTDDMFAPQSITGGSNPPQLDALEPTTQLVTLQVGGNDIGFSEIALSCPALLPVGTPCVDRYAPPGGVDEISRRINETRPKLDAVLAAIKLRSPSARIFVIGYPSLFPENGLGCWPVMPYAPGDVPYLIAKEKELNATVAERAAANGATFVDTFTPSLGHDACTLPGIRWIEPVVVPLFGFFVHPNAMGMSGMESAIAGAVGPSV, encoded by the coding sequence ATGCCCTGTCCGCATGCCGCCAAGCCCCGCGCCGTGCGGTGCGCCGTCCTGGCTCTGCTCATTGTTGCAGCCACCGCTCAGATGGCCGCTCCCGCATCGGCGGCCTCGTCTCTTTCCTACGTGGCGCTCGGGGATTCCTACACCGCCGGACCCCTGGTCCTGCCGCACGACCCCAACGACTTCGGCTGCTACCGCTCGCAGCTGAACTACCCCCACCTGCTGCAGAGCCGCTACCAGTTCGCCGGCTTCAAAGACGTCAGCTGCTCGGGGGCCAAGACAGACGACATGTTCGCCCCCCAATCCATCACCGGCGGATCGAACCCGCCGCAGCTTGATGCGCTCGAGCCGACCACCCAGCTGGTGACGCTGCAGGTCGGCGGCAACGACATCGGGTTCTCCGAGATCGCCTTGAGCTGCCCCGCCCTGCTGCCGGTGGGCACACCGTGCGTCGACCGCTACGCCCCGCCGGGCGGGGTGGACGAGATCAGCCGCCGCATCAACGAGACCCGCCCGAAGCTCGATGCCGTCCTGGCCGCCATCAAGCTAAGGTCCCCGTCGGCCCGGATCTTCGTCATCGGCTACCCGTCGCTGTTTCCCGAGAACGGCCTAGGCTGCTGGCCGGTGATGCCCTACGCGCCGGGTGACGTGCCGTATCTGATCGCTAAGGAGAAGGAGCTGAACGCCACGGTGGCGGAACGGGCAGCAGCGAACGGCGCGACGTTCGTCGACACCTTCACCCCGAGCCTCGGCCACGACGCCTGCACGCTGCCCGGCATCCGCTGGATCGAGCCGGTGGTAGTGCCTCTCTTCGGCTTTTTCGTCCACCC